The following DNA comes from Paraburkholderia phytofirmans PsJN.
AACCGCAGCGGCCGCGTTTCCAGCAGGCCGAACACGAACATGGCCGGCAGCAGGAAGAACATGTACTGCTGCGGATATTCGACCAGCGCGTGCATGACCAGCACACCGATCAACGCAATGCCGAATACGCGAGCCGAACTTTGCGGCGCGCGCACCACGCGCACGAGCCACGTAATCAGACCGAACAGCACGATCGCCAGCCCGACCAGACCGGTCTTCGCGAGCAGGTCGATGAAAATGTCGTGCGAATTATTGGCGATCTCGACGCCGCCGAGCAACTTGGCAAACTCGTACTGATAGCTCGGAAATTCGCCCCAACCGACGCCCAGTACCGGATGCGTCTTGAACATCGTCCAGCCGTATTTCCACAGCGCGAGGCGCGGCGCGATCTGGCCAGCGTCCTGAAAACGCTCCGCCGCGGACTGTCCGAGCTCCAGGTGATAGCGAACGTTGGCCCAACGGATCAGCGCGTTGATCACGAAAAACAGCACGGCCAGCGCAATTGGAATGATCCACTCGCGATTGCCGCGGCGTACCTGCGACCGGTCGCGCATCTGCGCGAATGCCATCCAGAAACCTGCCACCACGATCACACCCATTTGCAGCCACGGCCCGCGCGACACGGTCAGCGCAAGGCCTACCGCGAAAATCGTCGACACGAGGAACCAGATGCTCACGGCGATTCGCCGCGTTTGCACGAGGAACAGCGCGCCCGCCATCGCAAACGCGATGTAGGTGGCGAGGTGGTTGGCCTGAGCCATGTTGCCGAACGGCCGGCGCTGGACCGTCACGTTATAGGCGACCACGAGCGGCGACACGCGCACTTCGAGGTGAAACAACTGAATGACCTGGCAAAACACCGCAAACAGCCCGCCGACAATCAACGCCCCCGCCGCCCAGCGCAACGCGGTCTCGTTGAGCTTGGCCCGCGTGAAGCCATAACCGGCATGAGTCGCCATGAAGGCCGCCAGCAGATAGCCGCCGCCGAGCCAGTTCATCGAAGGCTGCGAGACCGGCAATACCACCGACTGAGCCACCAGCAGCAGCCCGAACAGCAACGGCACCAGCGCGACCATCGGCGAGGCGAACGTCACGCGCGGCCTGGCGCTCGCTACCAGCAGCACGACACCCGCGCCGGTTGCCAGATACAGGGCGAGTGCCGTGAATTCAGCGTAAAAGGTCGGAATCGGATAGGTGTGGTTGACAACTGCATAAGGCAGCACCAACGCGAGAGCCAACAAACTGAAAGACAGATAGCGCGCGAAAGGGGTGGGCATCGAGGAACCGGTGGGCGTCAGCAACCGGCGCACTATACAAAAAAATTCTCCTGCTGTGCGCCGGCCCGGCTGAAATATCCCAAAAATCAGCCTTTACGTGCGGACAACTGCGACGCCGCCTCACTCGCGCGGTTATCGCGCGCTCATGTCGCATTCGCTCACGAACGGCACTCCGGTGGGGCGAGATTTGACGGCAACGTGGGCGCATCGGCGGGTGCTGGACCTGCGCCGGGCGCCGGCAGCGAGGACGCCGCTTTGCCGCCCGCGAAACATTCCCACGTGAGCGCGCCCGCCTGCACACTGCCCTTGCTCAACGCGACGCGCGCAGTCGGCGCATCCGCATTGTCGGGCACCGACGGCACGAGCGTGAGCGTGTTCGAACCAACCGCTGCGACGCGCGTCGTGAAGGCGACGGTGATCTGGCCGGTGTCGTCGTCGACCCGAATGGACTCGACGTTGCGGGTGGCGGGCGGCGACGCATAGCCGCCGCTGAACGTGTTACCGCTCGTGGCGTTTTCAGCCACCGCCAACCTTGCGGACGCCGCCAGCGAGAGCCCTTCGCCGACGCGGCTGCGAGCCAGATAGTCCTGATACGCGGGAATCGCATAAGCGGCGATCACGCCGACGATAGCCAGCACGATCATCAGTTCGATCAGCGTGAAACCGAAGCCGAGGCGTCGGCAGGCCCGCGCGAGCCGCGCTGACCAGCCAGCCCGGCAAGATCGTGAGCGCGTGGCCAGCGAGGACTGGGAGTAAGGGGAATAAGGCAAAGTGAAGATCATCGGCAGGCTCCTGAAACGAAAACGCCTGCCCCACGGATCGGGAACAGGCGTATCAATCGTAGCCACCGGTGTTCGTGTCAGACAGTCAGCCGAATGGCTAACGTTGCAGCGTAGTTCGACTCATGTCGACACCGAAGCGCGTCTCAAGCCGCCGCGCGATGGGCGTTGCGGCGCTTGAGCAGATAGCCGAGGACGACGACGAACAACGCCCCCGCGATGCTCATGCCGTATTCGGCCAATGGCGTATCGAGGATCGGCCAACGATCGCCTGCCGGGTCGTTGATGATCAGCCCGCCCGCGATCCAGCCAAGCAGCCCGGCGCCGAGCGTGATGACGATCGGGAAGCGGTCAAGCAGCTTGAGAACCAGCTGGCTGCCCCACACGATCAACGGAATGCTCACCACCAGCCCGAAAATCACCAGCGCGAGACGGTGCTCCGGATCGGCGGCCTCAGCCGCGCCCGCGATCGCGATCACGTTGTCGAGGCTCATCACCGCGTCCGCGACAATGATGGTCTTGATCGCCGACATCAGCTTGTCGGCCGGCTTGACGTTCTCATGCGGGTCGTGCGCCGGCGCCATCAGACGCACGCCGATCCACAGCAGCAACAGTCCGCCCGCGAACTTGAGCAGCGGCACATCGAGCAGCGCGACCGCGAACGCGATCAACGCCACGCGCAGCACGATCGCGCCTGCCGTGCCCCACAGCACGCCTTTCGTGCGTTGGGCCGGCGGTAAATTGCGGCAGGCCAGCGCGATCACGACCGCGTTATCGCCACCCAGCAGAATGTCGATGACGATGATCTGGATGACGGCGCCCCAGTGAAGCGTGGCGAAGAACTCGAGCATGA
Coding sequences within:
- a CDS encoding PglL family O-oligosaccharyltransferase codes for the protein MPTPFARYLSFSLLALALVLPYAVVNHTYPIPTFYAEFTALALYLATGAGVVLLVASARPRVTFASPMVALVPLLFGLLLVAQSVVLPVSQPSMNWLGGGYLLAAFMATHAGYGFTRAKLNETALRWAAGALIVGGLFAVFCQVIQLFHLEVRVSPLVVAYNVTVQRRPFGNMAQANHLATYIAFAMAGALFLVQTRRIAVSIWFLVSTIFAVGLALTVSRGPWLQMGVIVVAGFWMAFAQMRDRSQVRRGNREWIIPIALAVLFFVINALIRWANVRYHLELGQSAAERFQDAGQIAPRLALWKYGWTMFKTHPVLGVGWGEFPSYQYEFAKLLGGVEIANNSHDIFIDLLAKTGLVGLAIVLFGLITWLVRVVRAPQSSARVFGIALIGVLVMHALVEYPQQYMFFLLPAMFVFGLLETRPLRFVPPRLSFGVFAVVVFGGLAALYPVYRDYARAEVLYYGQRPAEQYRADPSFLFQAWGEYGMATLLPMNSTDLPLKLAMHKQAMALLPGETVLRRYAVLQALSGDQAGALDTVERLKIFATELKDWPSQLSYVYQLCDEQKTLTGFKAELVKRYGIPAADVNEDDDSDEE
- a CDS encoding pilin, which codes for MIFTLPYSPYSQSSLATRSRSCRAGWSARLARACRRLGFGFTLIELMIVLAIVGVIAAYAIPAYQDYLARSRVGEGLSLAASARLAVAENATSGNTFSGGYASPPATRNVESIRVDDDTGQITVAFTTRVAAVGSNTLTLVPSVPDNADAPTARVALSKGSVQAGALTWECFAGGKAASSLPAPGAGPAPADAPTLPSNLAPPECRS
- a CDS encoding TerC family protein, whose translation is MLEFFATLHWGAVIQIIVIDILLGGDNAVVIALACRNLPPAQRTKGVLWGTAGAIVLRVALIAFAVALLDVPLLKFAGGLLLLWIGVRLMAPAHDPHENVKPADKLMSAIKTIIVADAVMSLDNVIAIAGAAEAADPEHRLALVIFGLVVSIPLIVWGSQLVLKLLDRFPIVITLGAGLLGWIAGGLIINDPAGDRWPILDTPLAEYGMSIAGALFVVVLGYLLKRRNAHRAAA